Proteins from a genomic interval of Pseudomonas versuta:
- the def gene encoding peptide deformylase has translation MAILNILEFPDSRLRTIAKPVAVVDDEVRQLIDDMFETMYEAPGIGLAATQVNVHKRIVVMDLSEDRSEPLVLINPEIEMLTDEMGQYQEGCLSVPGYYENVDRPQRVKIKALDRDGKPFEMIAEGLLAVCIQHECDHLNGKLFVDYLSTLKRDRIKKKLEKLHRQNA, from the coding sequence ATGGCTATTTTAAACATCCTCGAATTCCCAGACTCGCGTCTGCGCACCATCGCCAAACCCGTGGCGGTTGTGGACGACGAAGTCCGTCAGTTGATCGATGACATGTTTGAAACCATGTACGAGGCGCCGGGCATTGGCCTGGCCGCGACTCAGGTCAACGTGCATAAACGCATCGTCGTCATGGACCTGAGCGAAGACCGCAGCGAACCTCTGGTGTTGATCAACCCCGAGATTGAAATGCTCACCGATGAGATGGGCCAGTATCAGGAAGGCTGCCTCTCGGTACCGGGCTACTATGAAAACGTTGACCGTCCCCAGCGCGTAAAAATCAAGGCGCTGGACCGTGACGGCAAACCTTTCGAAATGATCGCCGAAGGCCTGTTGGCCGTGTGTATCCAGCACGAATGCGACCACCTCAATGGCAAGCTGTTCGTCGATTATCTGTCTACGCTCAAGCGTGACCGG